One window of the Perca flavescens isolate YP-PL-M2 chromosome 5, PFLA_1.0, whole genome shotgun sequence genome contains the following:
- the stx2b gene encoding syntaxin-2, with product MKDRLAELTASRARAEEDVAVAVDREGFMESFFRRVEEVRGLIDKISYQVEEVRKVHSMILSAPNPDDRTKDQLDALTNDIKGNANVVRTKLKSMEQSLPKDDAANRSSVDFRIQKTQHTVLSRKFVEVMTQYNETQVSFRERSKGRIQRQLEITGKVTTNEELEGMLESGNPSIFTSDIISDSQITRQALNEIESRHQDIMRLESSIRELHVMFMDMAMLVETQGDMVNNIEKNVSNAVEYICSAKEETKKAVRYQKKSRRKYIILAFALLILLAVIALIVGLSVGLTKPPV from the exons ATGAAGGATCGATTGGCTGAACTGACTGCT AGCAGGGCACGAGCAGAGGAGGACGTTGCAGTCGCAGTGGACAGAGAAGGCTTCATGGAGAGCTTCTTCAGAAGG GTAGAAGAAGTCAGAGGACTCATTGATAAGATCTCCTACCAAGTGGAAGAGGTGAGGAAGGTGCACAGCATGATCCTGTCTGCACCCAACCCAGATGACA GAACAAAGGACCAACTGGATGCACTGACCAATGACATCAAAGGGAATGCCAACGTGGTGCGAACTAAACTCAAAT ccATGGAGCAAAGTTTGCCCAAAGATGATGCAGCTAACAGATCCTCTGTTGACTTCAGGATCCAGAAAACACAG CACACAGTGCTGTCCAGGAAGTTTGTGGAGGTCATGACACAGTACAATGAGACTCAAGTTTCCTTTCGGGAAAGAAGCAAAGGAAGGATCCAGAGACAGCTGGAGATAA ctGGAAAAGTGACCACCAATGAAGAACTGGAGGGCATGTTAGAAAGCGGAAATCCATCTATCTTCACATCTGAT ATCATTTCTGATTCCCAGATCACACGTCAGGCCCTAAATGAGATAGAGTCGCGACACCAGGACATCATGCGTCTGGAGTCGAGCATCAGAGAGCTCCATGTGATGTTCATGGACATGGCAATGCTGGTAGAAACTCAG GGGGATATGGTTAACAACATTGAGAAGAACGTCTCCAATGCAGTCGAATACATTTGTAGTGCAAAAGAAGAGACCAAAAAGGCAGTGAGATACCAGAAAAAATCCCGGAGG AAATACATTATCCTTGCCTTTGCTCTGTTGATCCTGCTTGCTGTCATTGCACTAATTGTTGGCCTGTCTGTTGGACTAACCAAACCCCCTGTTTGA